A genomic segment from Pseudomonas sp. S09G 359 encodes:
- a CDS encoding aldo/keto reductase gives MQQRTLGNLVVSELGAGCMSISANYGPPADRAEGIKLIRSAYEKGVTFFDTAEIYGPYTNEDLVGEALAPFRDQVVIATKFGFDIGTGGLNSRPEHIRAVIDGSLKRLRTDHIDLYYQHRVDPSVPIEEVAGVIRDLIKEGKVAHFGLSEASASTIRRAHAVQPVTAVQSEYSLMERAVEHNGVLAACEQLGIGFVPWGPLGMGYLPGTLTASTRLDPKTDLRSGFDRFSPENLAANTAIIDFLKAFAQRKGATAAQVSLAWLLAQKPWIVPIPGTRRLNHLEENLASVSIQLTAADLSEIHTAFSALTVHGGRMNQMQMRVVDETQ, from the coding sequence CTGCAGCAGCGCACACTGGGCAACCTGGTGGTTTCCGAGTTAGGCGCGGGGTGCATGAGCATCAGCGCCAACTATGGCCCGCCGGCAGACAGGGCAGAAGGCATCAAGCTGATTCGCAGCGCCTATGAAAAGGGCGTCACCTTCTTTGATACGGCCGAAATCTACGGGCCCTATACCAACGAAGACCTGGTGGGCGAGGCGCTTGCGCCATTTCGTGATCAAGTGGTCATCGCCACCAAGTTCGGTTTCGATATCGGCACCGGTGGTCTCAACAGTCGTCCCGAACATATCCGGGCCGTCATTGACGGTTCGCTCAAGCGCCTGCGTACCGATCATATCGACCTCTACTATCAGCACCGAGTCGATCCTTCAGTGCCGATCGAGGAGGTGGCAGGTGTGATTCGCGACTTGATCAAGGAGGGCAAGGTGGCACATTTCGGCCTCTCCGAAGCGAGTGCAAGCACGATTCGTCGGGCGCATGCGGTCCAGCCGGTGACGGCGGTTCAGAGCGAATACTCGCTGATGGAACGAGCGGTCGAGCACAACGGCGTGCTGGCGGCATGTGAACAACTCGGAATCGGTTTTGTGCCCTGGGGGCCGCTCGGAATGGGGTATTTGCCCGGCACCCTCACTGCCAGTACCCGGCTCGATCCGAAGACCGACCTGCGCAGTGGTTTCGACCGCTTCAGCCCCGAAAACCTGGCAGCCAATACCGCGATCATCGACTTTCTCAAGGCATTTGCGCAGCGTAAAGGCGCTACTGCCGCACAGGTTTCGCTCGCCTGGCTGCTGGCCCAGAAACCCTGGATTGTGCCGATTCCCGGCACCCGCAGATTGAACCATCTGGAAGAGAACCTGGCCTCGGTCAGCATTCAATTAACGGCCGCCGACCTGAGTGAGATTCACACGGCATTCTCCGCGCTCACGGTGCACGGCGGTCGAATGAATCAGATGCAAATGCGCGTTGTCGATGAGACGCAGTGA
- a CDS encoding 1,6-dihydroxycyclohexa-2,4-diene-1-carboxylate dehydrogenase, which produces MNQRFNNKVALVTGAAQGIGRRVAERLLEEGAWLVAVDRSELVHELQHARALTLSADLELHAECARVMAAAKARFGRLDILVNNVGGTIWAKPFEHYGEAEIEAEVRRSLFPTLWCCHCVLPYMLEQGGGAIVNVSSVATRGVNRVPYGAAKGGVNALTACLALETAGSGIRVNATAPGGTEAPPRRIPRNSQPQSEQERVWYQQIVDQTLDSSPMKRYGSIDEQAGVILFLASDEASYITGVTLPVGGGDLG; this is translated from the coding sequence ATGAATCAACGGTTTAACAACAAGGTCGCGCTGGTGACCGGCGCCGCCCAGGGGATCGGACGGCGCGTCGCCGAGCGGTTGCTGGAGGAGGGCGCCTGGCTGGTCGCGGTGGATCGCTCCGAGCTTGTGCATGAGCTGCAGCACGCACGGGCGCTGACGCTCAGCGCCGACCTGGAGCTGCATGCCGAGTGCGCGCGGGTGATGGCCGCCGCCAAGGCGCGTTTCGGGCGCCTCGATATCCTCGTCAACAATGTCGGCGGCACCATCTGGGCCAAGCCCTTCGAGCACTATGGCGAGGCTGAAATCGAAGCCGAAGTGCGTCGCTCGCTGTTCCCTACGCTGTGGTGCTGCCATTGCGTGCTGCCGTACATGCTGGAGCAGGGTGGGGGCGCGATTGTCAACGTGTCGTCCGTTGCCACCCGTGGGGTCAACCGCGTGCCCTATGGCGCAGCCAAGGGCGGCGTGAATGCCCTGACCGCCTGCCTGGCCCTGGAGACCGCCGGCAGTGGCATTCGCGTCAACGCCACAGCGCCCGGCGGCACCGAGGCACCGCCACGGCGTATCCCGCGCAACAGCCAGCCGCAGAGCGAGCAGGAGCGCGTGTGGTACCAGCAGATCGTCGACCAGACCCTCGACAGCAGCCCGATGAAACGCTACGGCAGCATCGACGAACAAGCCGGCGTGATTCTGTTCCTGGCTTCCGACGAGGCCTCCTATATCACCGGCGTGACCTTGCCGGTAGGCGGTGGCGACCTCGGCTGA
- a CDS encoding xanthine dehydrogenase family protein molybdopterin-binding subunit, which produces MSQSIIGTPYKRIDGRLKVTGAARYAADHPLPGMAYAYGVYSTIANGRVVAIDDTRARAMPGVVAVLHHGNFPALHRTPDVAMTFKDILSAAKVDERRLPFEDDKVAYPGQFVALVVADTFEQARAAALQVKVDYAESPAITNLKDALKQKGAREGGRGHSRGDPEAAWQTAASRLDQTYNTPVETHSPMEMHATTAYWRDGKLYVYEGTQGVVNHRNVLANVFDLPPDRVEVHAPFIGSGFGSKLWPWPHSIAACAAAKVVKRPVQLMLPRAQMFTTAGHRPETLQRVRLATDGNGKLVSIRHESFNSTSTTDAYTEACGGVTRSLYSCANVLVNHKNSPLNRGTPTSMRAPGAAPGLFALESAIDELALLRGIDPLAFRKLNLATRDESLNLEWSSNHLPEAIDTAAQRFGWHARNAAVGSMRDGDEVIGYGMGACNWEAFQVPTDARVIIRSDGTVLVQCGQQDIGTGTYTVVAQTVAQLTGLPFERIEVQLGSSTFPPGALAGGSWATASILPAIAGATRAALTKLREYAVMSGGLLSGSDAASLAVDCGHLVNGDQRVSFAAVLRHQRIARAEGNFQSGAKGGDFSYRSFGAHFVEVRWDPGISRLRVARVVSAIDVGKVVNPLAARNQVEGAIIMGLGMALFEASENDQRSGLPVNNNYAEYVVPVQGDLPDIDVTLLDYPDYNLSEFGARGIGEIGVTGLAAAVANGVYHATGKRIRSLPITKEKLMTL; this is translated from the coding sequence ATGAGCCAGTCCATAATCGGCACCCCGTACAAACGTATCGACGGTCGCCTCAAAGTCACCGGTGCAGCACGCTATGCCGCGGACCATCCCTTGCCAGGGATGGCCTATGCTTACGGCGTCTACAGCACGATCGCCAACGGCCGGGTCGTGGCCATCGATGACACCCGGGCACGCGCGATGCCAGGCGTGGTCGCTGTGCTGCACCATGGCAATTTTCCCGCGTTGCACCGCACGCCTGATGTGGCCATGACCTTCAAGGACATACTCAGCGCGGCCAAGGTCGACGAGCGTCGCCTGCCTTTCGAGGACGACAAGGTCGCCTATCCGGGGCAGTTCGTCGCCCTGGTGGTGGCTGACACATTCGAGCAGGCCCGTGCCGCGGCGCTTCAGGTCAAGGTCGATTATGCCGAAAGTCCGGCCATTACCAATCTCAAGGACGCACTCAAGCAAAAGGGCGCACGCGAGGGCGGGCGAGGGCACAGCCGAGGCGACCCCGAGGCAGCCTGGCAAACGGCTGCCAGCCGGCTCGACCAGACCTACAACACGCCGGTCGAAACCCACAGCCCGATGGAGATGCATGCGACCACAGCGTATTGGCGCGACGGCAAGCTGTATGTCTACGAAGGCACGCAGGGGGTGGTGAATCATCGCAACGTGTTGGCGAATGTCTTCGATCTGCCGCCAGACCGTGTTGAAGTGCATGCACCCTTCATAGGTTCGGGGTTTGGCAGCAAACTCTGGCCGTGGCCTCATTCGATAGCCGCCTGCGCCGCCGCGAAGGTCGTTAAGCGACCGGTACAACTGATGCTGCCCAGGGCGCAGATGTTTACCACCGCTGGCCATCGCCCTGAAACGTTGCAGCGAGTGCGCCTGGCCACCGATGGAAACGGCAAACTCGTATCGATTCGGCATGAATCATTCAATAGCACCTCGACCACCGATGCCTACACCGAAGCATGCGGTGGCGTCACACGCAGCCTTTATTCGTGTGCGAACGTGCTGGTGAATCACAAGAACAGCCCGCTGAATCGCGGCACGCCCACGTCAATGCGTGCACCGGGTGCCGCCCCTGGCCTGTTTGCACTGGAGTCGGCGATAGACGAATTGGCGCTGTTGCGTGGCATTGACCCACTGGCATTTCGCAAGCTGAATCTGGCCACGCGCGACGAAAGCCTGAACCTGGAGTGGTCGAGTAATCATCTGCCCGAAGCGATTGATACCGCCGCACAACGATTTGGCTGGCACGCACGCAATGCAGCGGTTGGATCAATGCGTGACGGTGATGAAGTCATAGGCTATGGCATGGGCGCCTGCAATTGGGAGGCCTTCCAGGTACCCACCGACGCCCGCGTAATTATTCGCTCGGATGGCACCGTGCTTGTTCAATGCGGTCAGCAGGATATCGGCACCGGAACCTATACAGTGGTGGCGCAGACCGTCGCTCAACTGACTGGCCTGCCGTTCGAGCGTATTGAGGTCCAACTGGGCAGTTCCACCTTCCCTCCAGGCGCATTGGCCGGCGGTTCCTGGGCCACGGCGAGCATCCTGCCGGCGATCGCCGGCGCCACACGAGCCGCGCTTACCAAGCTGCGCGAGTATGCGGTGATGAGCGGTGGGCTGCTTTCAGGCAGCGACGCGGCAAGCCTTGCCGTCGATTGTGGCCATCTGGTCAATGGCGATCAGCGTGTGAGTTTCGCCGCGGTGCTGCGCCACCAGCGCATCGCTCGCGCTGAGGGCAACTTCCAGAGCGGGGCCAAGGGCGGCGACTTTTCCTATCGCTCTTTCGGTGCGCACTTTGTCGAGGTGCGCTGGGACCCGGGCATCTCGCGCCTGCGGGTAGCACGGGTGGTGAGTGCCATCGATGTGGGCAAGGTGGTTAATCCACTCGCTGCACGCAATCAGGTCGAAGGGGCAATCATCATGGGCCTCGGTATGGCGCTGTTTGAAGCATCGGAAAACGATCAGCGCAGCGGTCTGCCGGTTAACAATAACTACGCCGAATACGTAGTGCCTGTGCAGGGTGACTTGCCTGATATCGATGTGACGCTGCTCGACTATCCGGATTACAACCTGAGCGAGTTCGGTGCGCGCGGTATCGGCGAAATCGGTGTGACGGGGCTGGCAGCGGCGGTCGCCAATGGCGTTTACCACGCCACTGGGAAACGCATTCGCAGCTTGCCGATTACCAAGGAAAAGCTGATGACTCTTTAA
- a CDS encoding cupin domain-containing protein, giving the protein MLLAFDAAGEDHPLVTVTPAGSQPSTSGPVEYFTGKVRVDARFQGADGASVSGATVTFEPGARTAWHTHPLGQTLIVTAGVGLVQQEGQATQVIRPGDTVWIPPGAKHWHGATLTNGMSHIAIAELLDGSAVQWLEQVSDEDYAKAL; this is encoded by the coding sequence ATGCTGCTTGCATTCGATGCTGCCGGCGAAGACCACCCATTGGTGACCGTTACGCCGGCGGGGTCTCAGCCGTCGACCTCCGGCCCCGTGGAATACTTCACGGGAAAAGTGCGGGTTGATGCCCGGTTCCAGGGCGCGGATGGCGCTAGCGTCAGCGGAGCAACCGTCACGTTCGAGCCTGGTGCTCGTACTGCATGGCACACCCACCCTTTGGGGCAAACGTTGATAGTGACTGCCGGTGTCGGCCTGGTACAGCAAGAGGGCCAGGCAACTCAGGTGATTCGTCCGGGCGACACTGTGTGGATACCCCCTGGCGCCAAGCACTGGCATGGCGCAACGCTCACCAATGGCATGAGCCATATTGCAATCGCCGAGTTGCTTGATGGCAGCGCGGTTCAATGGCTGGAGCAAGTGTCCGACGAAGACTACGCCAAGGCTTTGTGA
- a CDS encoding (2Fe-2S)-binding protein, translated as MTETRDLNQPEGSPVVEASSVTPSRRNFLKFGVSGIAAATVSTWIPDSVVAAQLAPQVIDDEGAPGAGERRIQLTVNGQLHKLNVPANAILLDVLRDRLQLTGTKKGCDHGQCGACTLLVNGVAINACLSIALQHDGDSITTIEGLSQGDDMHPVQEAFWDHDAYQCGYCTSGQIMSAVALLNDPNIGTDDASVKEAMSGNICRCGAYKNILAAIQSARGKMGGAA; from the coding sequence ATGACAGAAACCAGAGATTTAAACCAACCCGAAGGTTCACCGGTTGTTGAGGCGTCGAGCGTCACACCTTCACGCCGCAACTTTCTCAAGTTTGGTGTTTCAGGCATCGCCGCAGCGACGGTGTCGACCTGGATCCCGGACAGCGTGGTGGCTGCCCAGCTGGCGCCACAGGTGATCGACGATGAGGGTGCGCCCGGAGCGGGCGAGCGACGTATCCAGCTCACGGTGAATGGGCAACTGCATAAACTCAATGTTCCGGCTAACGCGATACTGCTGGATGTCTTACGTGACCGCTTGCAACTGACCGGAACCAAGAAGGGCTGCGACCACGGCCAGTGCGGTGCGTGCACCTTGCTGGTCAATGGGGTTGCGATCAACGCTTGCCTTTCAATCGCTCTGCAACACGATGGCGATAGCATCACTACCATTGAAGGTTTGTCTCAAGGTGACGATATGCACCCTGTGCAGGAAGCCTTCTGGGATCACGATGCCTACCAATGCGGCTACTGCACTTCGGGGCAGATTATGAGCGCCGTGGCGCTGCTCAATGATCCAAACATCGGCACCGACGATGCCAGTGTCAAGGAGGCGATGAGCGGCAATATCTGTCGCTGCGGCGCCTACAAGAACATTCTCGCGGCGATTCAGTCGGCACGCGGGAAAATGGGAGGTGCGGCCTGA
- a CDS encoding OprD family porin: MNTQRIWLALMGVPLAATADEGGFFKDSTATLQARNYYFSRDFSDIVGANQQSKAEEWGQGFILTYKSGYTPGPVGFGLDALGTLGIKLDSSPDRVNSGLLPVKDSGRAADDYSRLGLTFKARVSRTELKAGELQPNLPVLAFSDIRLLPPSYQGVSISSSEIAGLTLQAGHLTTTSLRNEAGDEKMLAMLGHVPQRGAQSDAFNYVGGDYAFNGNRTSVSLWQAQLQDIYAQAFVGLKHSQPLGAWVLGANLGYYDAREDGNQLLGKLDNQAFFSLLSAKRSGHTFYLGYQAMYGDSAFPRVFANVTPLGNEVPTYEFAYTDERSWQVRYDYDFAALGIAGLTTTVRYITGNNVNTGAGYEGKDRERDLDIGYAVQRGVLSGLGIRLRNVMARSNYRSDIDENRLILSYTWKLL, translated from the coding sequence ATGAACACACAACGTATCTGGCTCGCCCTGATGGGCGTGCCCCTTGCGGCGACGGCTGACGAGGGCGGTTTTTTCAAGGACTCCACGGCCACCTTGCAGGCACGCAACTACTACTTCAGCCGCGACTTCTCGGACATCGTCGGTGCCAATCAGCAATCCAAGGCCGAAGAATGGGGCCAGGGCTTTATCCTGACCTACAAATCCGGCTACACCCCAGGCCCGGTGGGCTTTGGCCTGGATGCACTGGGCACGCTGGGGATCAAGCTCGACAGCAGCCCGGACCGGGTCAATAGCGGTTTACTTCCGGTGAAGGACAGCGGCCGTGCCGCCGACGACTACAGCCGCCTGGGCCTGACCTTCAAGGCCCGGGTGTCCAGGACCGAGCTGAAGGCCGGCGAACTGCAGCCCAACCTGCCGGTGCTGGCCTTCAGCGATATTCGCCTGCTACCGCCGAGCTACCAAGGGGTGAGCATCAGCTCCAGCGAGATCGCCGGCCTCACCCTGCAGGCCGGGCATTTGACCACCACCAGCCTGCGCAATGAGGCGGGTGACGAGAAGATGCTCGCCATGCTCGGGCATGTGCCGCAGCGCGGGGCACAGAGTGATGCCTTCAACTATGTTGGCGGCGACTATGCCTTCAACGGCAACCGCACCAGCGTCAGCCTGTGGCAGGCTCAGTTGCAGGATATCTACGCGCAGGCCTTTGTTGGCCTCAAGCACAGCCAGCCGTTAGGGGCGTGGGTGCTGGGCGCCAACCTGGGTTACTACGACGCGCGCGAGGACGGCAACCAATTGCTCGGCAAGCTCGATAACCAGGCGTTTTTCTCGCTGCTGTCGGCCAAGCGCAGTGGCCACACGTTCTATCTCGGTTATCAGGCAATGTACGGCGACAGCGCGTTCCCACGTGTGTTTGCCAACGTCACGCCGCTGGGCAACGAGGTGCCCACCTACGAGTTCGCCTATACCGACGAGCGTTCCTGGCAAGTGCGCTATGACTACGATTTCGCGGCGCTGGGCATTGCGGGGTTGACCACCACGGTGCGCTATATCACCGGCAATAACGTCAACACCGGGGCCGGCTACGAAGGCAAGGACCGTGAGCGCGACCTCGATATCGGTTATGCCGTGCAGCGTGGTGTGCTGAGCGGCTTGGGCATTCGCCTGCGCAATGTGATGGCGCGTTCCAACTACCGCAGTGATATCGATGAGAACCGTCTCATCCTCAGTTACACCTGGAAGCTGCTTTAA
- a CDS encoding LysR family transcriptional regulator: MDLLNGMRVFTQVVDSGSFAAAAEVLGVSGAQVSRLISDLEAHLETRLLHRTTRRLRLTESGERYLLRCRGILDDVRAASAEASGAHLNPRGRLRVHCMSGLGVLITPLIARYCERYPQVSLELTLSQHNPDPLEEGHDVVISIAHALPDSALVSQTVGQLFSVPCAAPGYLATHGVPAHPHQLLQHRRLHLRDFQEDEWLFQGEEGEIAIAPGNAFTTNVADAMVKATQEGMGIGLLPFFSAHPALQDGSLVRLLPAYTLRERSIFAVYPSRRFLDAKVRTWVEYLRAQLPELLAALSADLLGSR, translated from the coding sequence ATGGACCTGCTCAACGGTATGCGAGTATTCACCCAGGTCGTCGACAGCGGCAGTTTTGCCGCGGCGGCCGAGGTTCTGGGGGTGTCCGGCGCGCAAGTCTCGCGGTTGATCTCCGACCTGGAGGCGCACCTCGAGACGCGCCTGTTGCACCGCACCACCCGACGCCTGCGACTCACCGAGTCGGGCGAGCGTTACCTGCTGCGCTGCCGCGGCATCCTCGATGACGTCAGGGCGGCCAGCGCCGAAGCCAGCGGCGCCCACCTCAACCCGCGCGGGCGCTTGCGCGTGCATTGCATGAGTGGGCTTGGCGTGTTGATCACACCGCTGATCGCGCGCTACTGCGAGCGGTACCCGCAGGTGTCCCTGGAACTGACCCTGTCCCAGCACAACCCCGATCCCCTTGAAGAGGGGCATGACGTGGTGATTTCAATTGCGCATGCGTTGCCAGATTCGGCCCTGGTCAGCCAGACGGTCGGCCAGCTCTTCAGCGTGCCTTGCGCGGCCCCCGGTTACCTGGCCACACACGGCGTGCCCGCACACCCGCATCAATTGCTGCAACACCGACGCCTGCACTTACGCGACTTTCAGGAGGACGAGTGGCTGTTCCAAGGCGAAGAGGGCGAGATTGCCATTGCCCCCGGCAACGCCTTCACCACCAACGTTGCCGACGCTATGGTCAAGGCCACCCAAGAGGGCATGGGCATTGGCCTGCTGCCGTTCTTCAGCGCCCATCCAGCCTTGCAGGACGGTTCGCTGGTGCGCTTGCTGCCGGCTTACACGCTGCGCGAACGGAGCATTTTCGCGGTGTACCCGTCGCGGCGCTTCCTGGATGCCAAGGTACGCACCTGGGTCGAGTACTTGCGGGCGCAACTGCCTGAGCTGTTGGCTGCGCTCAGCGCAGATCTGCTCGGCAGTCGTTGA
- a CDS encoding DUF2790 domain-containing protein: MNIRLLSLILLFTAPGAFAAGGDESPAPDIQHIVSTTPVPRSCQVEPATLVYLDSQGVSHTLNYKVMGTCEGGV, encoded by the coding sequence ATGAACATTCGGTTGCTCAGCCTCATCCTGCTTTTCACCGCCCCCGGGGCTTTTGCCGCCGGTGGCGATGAGAGCCCGGCGCCTGATATCCAGCACATCGTTTCCACCACGCCGGTGCCGCGTAGTTGCCAGGTAGAGCCTGCCACCCTGGTGTACCTCGACAGCCAGGGCGTCAGTCACACGCTCAACTACAAGGTCATGGGCACGTGCGAAGGCGGGGTTTAA
- a CDS encoding xanthine dehydrogenase family protein subunit M — MRTFGYARAQSPAQAVSNHAASGQPFYLAGGTTLLDLVKLDVMQPDRLVDINHLTLKQIEPLADGRLRIGALVSNTALASHPLIRERYAVLSQAILAGASTQLRNKATTGGNVMQRVRCSYFRDGISPCNKRQPGSGCAAIGGHNRSVHAVLGTSEHCIATHPSDMCVAMAAIGAQVTVQGPNGVREIPFGDFHKLPGQTPWEEHALQPHELITHVTLDAALANSRSAYLKLRDRDSYQFALASSAVIVVLDGQRITAARIALGGVGTKPWRALEAERGLVGQNVDIGLFTQVGERAMQGARAYEHNAFKIPLGQQVVTRNLRDLTA; from the coding sequence ATGCGTACTTTCGGTTATGCCCGCGCCCAATCGCCGGCCCAGGCGGTGAGCAACCACGCCGCTTCAGGCCAGCCGTTTTACTTGGCGGGCGGCACCACCTTGCTCGACCTGGTGAAGCTGGATGTGATGCAGCCTGACCGTCTGGTGGATATCAATCACCTGACGCTCAAGCAGATTGAGCCACTCGCCGATGGTCGTCTGCGCATCGGCGCGCTGGTCAGCAACACCGCACTGGCCAGCCATCCGCTGATCCGCGAGCGTTATGCCGTGTTGTCCCAGGCGATTCTGGCGGGGGCGTCTACGCAGCTACGCAACAAGGCCACCACCGGCGGCAACGTGATGCAACGCGTGCGATGCAGTTATTTTCGCGACGGTATCTCGCCCTGCAACAAACGCCAGCCGGGCTCCGGATGCGCCGCTATCGGTGGCCACAACCGCAGCGTGCATGCAGTGCTGGGTACCAGCGAGCATTGCATCGCGACGCACCCCTCCGACATGTGCGTGGCAATGGCCGCAATCGGCGCGCAGGTGACGGTTCAAGGCCCGAACGGGGTGCGTGAGATTCCCTTCGGCGATTTCCATAAGCTACCGGGGCAGACGCCTTGGGAGGAGCATGCGCTGCAGCCCCATGAATTGATCACGCACGTGACCCTGGATGCAGCGTTGGCGAACAGTCGTTCGGCTTACCTGAAACTGCGTGACCGGGATTCCTATCAGTTCGCTCTGGCGTCCAGTGCGGTCATCGTGGTGTTGGATGGTCAGCGTATAACCGCAGCGCGAATTGCCCTCGGAGGCGTGGGCACCAAGCCCTGGCGGGCGCTGGAAGCCGAGCGCGGATTGGTCGGTCAGAACGTTGATATTGGATTGTTTACACAGGTGGGTGAGCGCGCCATGCAGGGCGCCCGCGCTTATGAGCACAACGCGTTCAAGATTCCGCTCGGCCAACAGGTCGTGACTCGCAATCTTCGTGATCTGACCGCATAG
- a CDS encoding aromatic acid/H+ symport family MFS transporter has translation MRTHDVHSIIDNAPFNRFHWLIVSLCALLLIFDGYDLFIYGVVLPSIMREWGLTPLQAGALGSYALFGMMFGALIFGTLADRFGRKKGIVFCFALFSIATVVNGFASSPSEFGICRFVAGLGCGGLMPNAAALINEYAPKKFRSTLMAFMFSGYSLGGMFAACVGIFMLPAYGWQSMFFVAVIPLLLLPLIVYGLPESIGFLIRQGQLEQARALLNRVSPGTQIQAEDRLVIADSKGKGASVVELFRHGLAVRTAMIWTAFFCCLLMVYALSSWLPKLMAGAGYSLGSSLSFLIALNLGGMAGALIGGRLGDRLNLVKVVICFFIAAVVSISLLGINSPMPILYLLIFVAGATTIGTQILLYAGAAQLYGLSIRATGLGWASGIGRNGAIVGPLLGGALMAIELPLQLNFMAFAIPGAIAALAMSVFALNERRTRIALPAAQAL, from the coding sequence ATGCGTACCCATGACGTCCATTCGATTATTGATAATGCGCCTTTCAACCGCTTCCATTGGCTGATCGTGAGCCTGTGTGCCTTGCTGTTGATCTTTGATGGCTATGACTTGTTTATCTACGGCGTGGTGTTGCCATCGATCATGCGCGAGTGGGGGCTGACGCCGTTGCAGGCGGGCGCCCTGGGCAGCTATGCGCTGTTCGGCATGATGTTCGGTGCGCTGATCTTCGGCACCTTGGCGGATCGCTTCGGCCGCAAGAAAGGCATTGTCTTTTGCTTTGCGCTGTTCAGCATCGCCACCGTGGTCAACGGCTTTGCCAGTAGCCCCAGCGAGTTCGGCATCTGCCGGTTTGTCGCCGGGCTTGGCTGTGGCGGGCTGATGCCTAACGCGGCGGCCCTGATCAACGAATATGCGCCGAAGAAATTCCGCAGCACCTTGATGGCCTTCATGTTCAGCGGTTATTCCCTAGGCGGCATGTTCGCCGCCTGCGTGGGTATTTTCATGCTGCCGGCGTATGGCTGGCAGTCGATGTTTTTTGTGGCGGTGATTCCGCTGCTGCTGTTGCCGTTGATTGTGTACGGGTTGCCCGAATCCATCGGTTTTTTGATTCGCCAGGGTCAGCTGGAGCAGGCCCGGGCGCTGCTTAATCGGGTGTCGCCGGGTACCCAGATCCAGGCCGAGGACAGGCTGGTCATCGCTGACAGCAAAGGCAAGGGCGCGTCGGTAGTGGAGTTGTTTCGCCATGGCCTGGCGGTGCGCACGGCGATGATCTGGACTGCGTTTTTCTGCTGCCTACTGATGGTCTATGCATTGAGTTCGTGGTTGCCCAAGCTGATGGCCGGCGCCGGATACAGCCTGGGTTCGAGCCTGTCGTTCCTGATTGCGCTGAACCTGGGCGGTATGGCGGGGGCGCTGATCGGTGGCCGCTTGGGGGATCGGCTCAATCTGGTCAAAGTGGTGATCTGCTTCTTTATCGCGGCAGTGGTGTCGATCAGCCTGTTGGGCATCAACAGCCCGATGCCGATCCTGTACCTGCTGATTTTCGTCGCAGGTGCCACCACCATCGGTACGCAAATCCTGCTGTATGCGGGTGCGGCGCAACTCTACGGCCTGTCTATTCGTGCCACGGGCCTGGGCTGGGCGTCCGGTATCGGGCGCAACGGCGCCATTGTCGGCCCGCTGCTGGGGGGCGCGCTGATGGCGATCGAACTGCCTCTGCAACTGAATTTCATGGCCTTTGCCATCCCCGGCGCCATTGCGGCGCTGGCGATGAGCGTGTTTGCCCTGAATGAGCGGCGCACGCGTATTGCCCTGCCGGCCGCCCAGGCGCTGTGA